The proteins below are encoded in one region of Scomber japonicus isolate fScoJap1 chromosome 2, fScoJap1.pri, whole genome shotgun sequence:
- the LOC128369423 gene encoding zinc finger protein 239-like: protein MSSSEEVKLTDTDRSKPHQCQQCGKSFSRICSLRRHEVSHTEQKLYHCEQCDSSFSQLHEYELHLHTHTEETPHCCDQCGKEFSDQTSYRKHQREHTGPYQCDQCPKTFIYFSIYKIHMRVHTKEKPYCCDLCPKSFSFLSSYKRHQLSHSGEKPYQCDFCGKSFTQSGHFSLHLRNHTGEKPYECDQCDKSFSDLSGYRIHLRVHTGEKPYRCDQCGRSFSQLGNYKSHLRIHTGEKPYRCEICGNCFSISKTYKQHIRTHTGEKPYQCKECEKGFGRLSNYIRHLRIHTGEQPYKCDQCGKCFNHAHSYSRHLRVHTGEKPYWCSHCKKLFTRSQSLKKHRCVETESSTVFNEEAQESCSPTEPTNNQ from the exons ATGAGTTCTTCAGAAGAG GTGAAACTGACAGACACTGACAGGAGCAAACCTCATCAGTGTCAGCAGTGTGGGAAGTCTTTCAGTAGGATTTGTAGTCTAAGACGACATGAAGTCAGTCACACTGAACAGAAACTGTACCACTGTGAACAATGTGACAGCAGCTTCAGCCAACTACATGAATACGAGCTCCACCTGCACACTCACACTGAAGAAACACCACACTGCTGTGACCAGTGTGGGAAGGAATTCAGTGACCAGACTTCATACAGAAAACACCAGCGTGAGCACACTGGACCATACCAGTGTGACCAGTGTCCAAagactttcatttattttagcaTTTACAAGATACACATGCGTGTGCACACTAAAGAAAAACCATACTGCTGTGACTTGTGCCCAAAGAGTTTTAGCTTTTTAAGTTCATACAAGCGGCACCAGCTGAGCCACAGTGGAGAGAAGCCTTATCAGTGTGACTTTTGTGGAAAGAGTTTCACTCAGTCAGGTCATTTCAGTCTGCACCTGCGTAaccacactggagagaaaccatATGAGTGTGATCAGTGTGATAAGAGTTTCAGTGATCTAAGTGGTTACCGGATACACCTGCGTGtgcacacaggagagaaaccgTACCGCTGTGATCAGTGTGGGAGGAGTTTCTCTCAGTTGGGAAATTATAAATCACATCTCCGTATCCACACTGGAGAAAAGCCATATCGTTGTGAGATCTGTGGGAACTGTTTCTCTATCTCTAAAACCTACAAACAACATATTCGCACTCACACTGGTGAAAAGCCGTATCAGTGTAAAGAATGTGAGAAAGGTTTCGGTCGATTAAGTAACTACATCCGCCACCTGCGTATCCACACTGGAGAACAACCATACAAATGTGACCAGTGTGGGAAGTGTTTCAATCATGCGCACAGTTACAGCCGACACCTGCGagttcacactggagagaaaccatACTGGTGTTCACATTGTAAGAAACTGTTTACTCGATCACAGTCCTTGAAGAAACACCGCTGTGTTGAAACAGAGAGTTCAACTGTGTTCAATGAAGAAGCACAAGAGAGCTGCTCACCAACAGAACCAACAAACAACCAATAG